The following proteins come from a genomic window of Gossypium raimondii isolate GPD5lz chromosome 5, ASM2569854v1, whole genome shotgun sequence:
- the LOC105767095 gene encoding uncharacterized protein LOC105767095, translated as MVVQKVTVDSPPHFRRSYVCFDALKRGWKAGCRPLIGIDGCFLKCPFKSEFLTVVGRDANNQMFPIAWGHDIAIFDILSRVEHRNCARHMFAIWSGRKLGKSYEFDFWQIVKCVTERGWGELCTTVEKKDKDAYDNLMRNSPKMWTRAFLGTTCKSDIIDNNLCESFNSNIIEARFKSIIRMLEDIRTKMMTRIVQKRKLYNRWKRNYGPLVKAKLDANKKDCVEWQLIWNGENGCELRKGRYQYTVDLSQSICSCRSWQISGILCAHICAAMYHLGLQLDDYLHEYHHIETCKKAYSFPMQPINGSHDWPKTGIELALPPIERKIPGRPKKNRRIAKDEPKKLKLDHLSRKGLLMTCTQCGQQGHNKGFCTKGNKHVKQVQCCSSLIYIE; from the exons atggttgttCAAAAGGTGACAGTAGACTCCCCTCCTCATTTTAGGAGGTCTTATGTGTGCTTTGATGCACTAAAGAGAGGCTGGAAAGCAGGGTGTAGGCCACTCATTGGGATAGATGGTTGCTTCCTAAAATGCCCATTTAAGAGTGAATTTCTCACAGTTGTTGGAAGGGACGCAAACAACCAGATGTTCCCTATTGCATGG GGCCATGATATTGCAATTTTTGACATACTGTCAAGGGTGGAGCATAGGAATTGTGCGAGGCACATGTTTGCAATTTGGTCAGGGAGGAAGTTAGGGAAATCTTATGAGTTTGATTTCTGGCAGATTGTGAAGTGCGTGACTGAGAGGGGGTGGGGGGAACTATGTACAACAGTGGAGAAGAAAGATAAGGATGCTTATGATAATTTGATGAGAAATTCTCCAAAGATGTGGACTAGGGCATTTTTGGGGACTACTTGTAAATCAGATATAATTGACAACAATCTATGtgaatcatttaattcaaacattattGAAGCTAGATTCAAAAGCATTATCAGAATGCTTGAGGATATTAGGACCAAGATGATGACTAGGATAGTACAAAAAAGGAAGTTATATAATAGATGGAAGCGAAATTATGGACCATTGGTGAAAGCTAAGCTTGATGCTAACAAGAAGGACTGTGTAGAGTGGCAATTGATATGGAATGGTGAAAATGGATGTGAGTTGAGGAAAGGAAGGTATCAATATACAGTGGACCTAAGTCAAAGTATATGTAGTTGTAGAAGTTGGCAGATTAGTGGGATTCTATGTGCTCATATATGTGCTGCCATGTATCACCTAGGGCTTCAACTAGATGACTATTTACATGAATATCATCACATTGAAACCTGCAAGAAAGCTTACTCTTTTCCAATGCAGCCCATAAATGGGTCACATGATTGGCCAAAAACTGGTATTGAGCTAGCGCTACCTCCTATTGAAAGGAAGATACCTGGGAGGCCCAAAAAGAATAGGAGGATAGCCAAAGATGaaccaaaaaaattgaagcttgaCCACTTGAGTAGGAAAGGTCTACTCATGACATGTACTCAATGTGGCCAACAAGGCCATAACAAGGGGTTTTGCACAAAAGGAAACAAACATGTTAAACAGGTACAGTGTTGTTCTTCACTTATATATATTGAGtag